A region of the Esox lucius isolate fEsoLuc1 chromosome 10, fEsoLuc1.pri, whole genome shotgun sequence genome:
tccacccttgaatctatttttttcatatgattgaatttatttttttcattaaatatttcagttacatttctcttttcttacagtcaatacatttgagttCAATTGGGCTCCATACACTTAATGCAGGAAGTCTGtcaaatgacttaaatgtgaaTGTATTTCTGCCACACAAGATTACACACATGGCAATGTTGTTCTCACATTCTCAATAAAggtttttagtatttttttgcaTGTCATGTTTTATTGCTCTCATTTTCGCCCTGTAACAACTGGTTTACAGAGTCAATGGAGACctgagtatttaaaaaaaacatctgcagcCAGAACGGTTTGAGTTACAATACTGACACATGGCATTCAAACTAGTTTTATAGTAGTTGTTTTTCATTGACCATTCAGGAAATCCCAGGACATCTGGCTATCCTGTGTCAGGCACACctacaaacacaaaaatgctGTCGGACTAGTCGCATTCATTTCAGAATGATTACACAATCGCTACCAACCCacttaaatgttgttttggggAACTTTGACATTTGTCAATAAAATAACTTACTTTACTGGTTGTAAAGTGACTCGGTCGATTCAGAAAATTGTGTACTATTGTACGTCATGTATACTTGCTGATCATGTGCTCCTCACCAAATTCAAACTCGGAATTTCACATATAATAGGGGCTCTACTCACATTATAACCAAAAACATATTACCATCCCAAACAGCCAATGTGGGGGAAAATGGGTCTTGTaatgaaaatacagtacataggACAGGTATACAGTCTGATCGACAGCATTTACAGACAGGGATCAaataggatgttttttttttctcccaccaATTTGTCTTTGGACAAAGAATAAGATTTGCTACGAAAATATCTGATGTAATTGGTTTAAAGACCAAGTAAAcatcagaattgggctgcctgtctAAACGCATGCAACCAAGTGACCTACTGCTTCACCTCCAGCTGAACTGCACTGAATGGTACTTAAACCCAATCCTTTTGACACTATAACAATGCAGGTAAGTCTTCTCTGTAACCTACAATAAAACATTGAGGCCAGCCCCATGAAACGAGAGATGAGGCTCGTCTAAGAAAGTGAGGCAACATGAGAACAGAcgtaacaatgtttttaaatgtttctattaGGAACAAGTACACATTGTACTTTTAACAGGATAGACATGCACGTGTGTTCAAAACACACGCAGAAAAGCacagcaatcaaaaatctgATCGGTATGATTTGTTTTACAGCTTACCAGGTAGGAAAATCTAGTATTTGTCGTGTACCATTAAATACCGCAGTTAAATGACCTTCCCTCAAGCATCCTCTGGCGCACAATCCACAACAGTCAAACCCTCCCATATTGACAGTCTTTCAGCACCTATATAGAACAATTTACACCGTGTACACACTAAGATAACTAGGTAGAACAAAACATCGAACTCAGTCATAAATACACCCTACTAAATTAAAACAGCGTAGGGGAAGGAAAAAGAGGGCTGATCTCTGCTGTCATTCAAAAGGAAAGGTTTTAAAGATTAGAAAGCAGATGCTAGCTGGGCCAAATCCGTAAGTTACACTATTCGGGAGAAAGGACAGTTTACACCCCCACAACCTCCCACATGGTTGTGCTCAATGATAAACAGCACAAAGTAACTATTCACCGTTTTCGGCCTAAGGGCTGGATAACAGGCAGTTTCTTAGCACTAAAAGTTTCAGACAAGAGCCCTCAGCCAAATAAACCAAATTACATCACTGGCAGCAGTTGAGGAAACCAAAAGAAATTTAGCCAAATAGACGAACTTGTTTTTCTGTCAGTTAtgagaaaataacattgaacGAGGAACATAAAGTTAACATTACAACCCTTCAAATACCTGCCACGCCAACTTTAACAATGCCAATCCTGGATTATGAAAAATGAAGAGGGTCAGTTGTGACTGATGTTGGTCATCATCTAGGTTCTGACGCCAAGGTGCCGTCATTGTCATAAAGTAGGGTTAGAGACTTGACTGCCAAATATACAACAGAACGTTAAACCCAACACAGGATAGCTACTTAATGACTAAATCCTGCTGGATGTAAGCCAAGTAATACATTGGTTCAGATCACTAGGGGTAAAAAGAAACTCCGTTTTGTCAGAGCTACAGGTTAGCACAGTACAAATTGACAGGTTCCGAAGGTGACATTGAATGAAAAGTTAACATCAGCTTTACTTGATTGAAAATGTAGCCTCCTGGATTTCTTGatccaaaatataaaacagCAGCTTCCGCACATAAAGtacaattaaaaaacaacacaaggCCAATGGTTTGTCACCGTAAAAaggcatgtttttatttctttcaatgtaCAGACACCCACTAGCGGTAGCGGTGCAGCTGAAGAGTGTTGCGTCTCCTCCAGGCTGCCCGACGGGAACCACCCATGGTCAGGTGGAACTTGTGGCCCTTGCCCAGGCCTCGGCTCTTCTTGCCTGCAGACGTTAGGCCACGCATCTCCCTGTGCTTGTGCACAGGCCTGGTGATCCATTGGGTGTCTGGGTTGCGTCTGATAGCCTTGTGGAAGGTATCAACCAGGATCACCTCGAAGAACTTGTAGGTGGAATCTTCTCCCACCCAGTAGGAAGCCAGCACCCTCAGGCCTCCGCAGTGACGGCCAGCACGCTCCTGTTGAGACCAAGCAGGTCAGACAATTCAACCAGAGAGGTTGTGTAAACCACAATGAAAGCAAACCAACATTTCATAGAACATCTGGGCCTGTACAATCCCACTGTTGAATAAACAGGGTTTAATCGTGTTCCAAAAAAATGCTCCCTTCATTATCCAAACCATGGCCCGGCAACTCTAGTGGTACACTTCAAGCTCAAATAAATGAGGAATATTTCCGATTAAACATTGTTTCCTATGTGGCTGCGCCTTTGACAATCTCCACCATGTTCCAACAGACAGAATTACATTCACCTAACTTTGAGCACCAAATTATACTTTGAAAGGATGCATTCTTTTGTGGTTTCAGACCAATTGGCTTATTTTTCAGACTAGTGTCACCATAGTCGATAAGATGGGGAAAAAAGTTGAGCATCATTAACCACATTGAGAATGCATTATTAGATACAAGCAGGGACAACTGAAGACAATGAATTTCAACATAGAGACCACCAAATCACATTTACCCGTCTCCCTGAAATTTGCAGTCATTCACTACTCTCAAAGATTTTAAAATTCTGTCAAAtactgaaaaaagaaaataacgtTTCAGGCTAGGGGTCCCCAAAATGTTTTGGCACAAGAGCTACTTAAAAGAAGCTACTACTTTGTGCTTTCAATTGGGAAGACTCCACTCTCCCCTCAAACCTTTTCCCTAGGTTCTTAGTAAACACCACAAAGCGCAGCATTAAGTTATTTCAACGTAGCCTAGAACTTGTCATTCTATACAATACAAGAGCATAGGATGCTGTAACAGTAACACTGGTAAAAGCACCAGTTAGTTATTTAATCTGCATTAGCCTAACTGGTTACGTCATACCAAATTTAAGACTGAAAAGTACATACTATCAAGCTTTATTTAAGTCCACTCACCAGATTGCCACCAGAGTTAAGACCCCTACAAGAGATTGTTAACCAAACAGGGGTGGTACCATTTCATCTGTGTCTAAAATGTAAGATTTCATTGAAATCTTGCATTGTAACATGTGAAAACCACATACACTTTTGCTTAGCAGGCTACATAAAATTGTCAGCTATTACCCGGGAGGTCACAACTGACCTGTTGGCAAACCGTCCTAGCCCATTAATCAATCCCACAGTCATGTCCTAGAAAAGTGACTAAGTACAACTTTTACAGGTGGGGCGGGGTGTAATTCTAACACTGCTTGAGAGAAGCAACTGAACCGGAAGTCATACCTCAGCAGTGGACTGCAGGCTGCGGGCGAACTTGATCTGGTTAACACCATGGTGAACGGGTTTGCCATAAGTGGCACCCTTAGGCACAGGGCGCTTGCGGCCTCCACGGCGAACACGTACACGGTAGATCACATAGCCTTTAACAGAAAGGTTAGGACGTCATCAACAACAGACCAAAGGCCCCAAAACATCCTGCCATTACAGATCAGACAcagtaattaatacattaaaaGTAGACAAGCGTTGTAGCCGTGTTGCTTCACAGCAGAGTATATAGATGCAAGACATTACCTTTGTAAAGTCACGATTCTGCACATGTGCACAAAGACACCTGACCCTGTTACAGCATGATAGCCACAGGACTAAAACATGCTTTAGTTCTGCATCACTCTAATCCTAGTAGCTCAGCAGCAGAACTTGTCCCAAAACACTTTACTTTTGACTCGGTCTTCCTTTAAAATGACACCAGAACTTTGTTGTGTTTAAAGACTTAAGTGACAAGGTATTTACAAAAACCTGCATAAAGCTATTCTAAACAACATCAGCATCAAATCAACAGGCCAACGGTTATCAAAATAATACTCAACCACTGCACCTGGCAGTATCCTACATTAACCTGCATGGGGGGGGAAACCCTGAATATCAACATGATAAACAGTCATCTTATTCTTCACTTACAGCCTTATACTACACAAGATTAGATATACACTGAATGAAAGAGACTTACCTTGTTTGCACTTATACCCCAGTCTGCGGGCCTTGTCGGGTCTGGTGGGTCTAGGGGCACGGTGGAGATTGGAGAGCTGACGGTACTGCCAGCAACGGACGCGCAGGAGAAAGCGCATCACGTCGGACTGCTTCTTGCGCCATAACTCCTGCATATATTTGTACGCTCCCATGTTGGATTAACTGTAAGTAATGGTAAAGATGGAGGTCAAACATGATCACCATACAAAACAATGTAAGAGGGGCATTCACGTGTGTACTAACTACAACTTTGTTTACGCCTACAAACCATGAAACGCATCTAGAAATATCTAGATTCTAAGTATAATTTCGCCTGTATTAGCTAGAGAATACGGGTAACCTAGCTTTCTTTTTAGAATCCCTGCACATAAGTGTAGCGGTTCCAGGAGCAGAATGCTCTAGGTAGGCCCCAATGCCTCCACTGGCTAGTTAGCCCAACAACACGAGAAACCCAACAACCACGCCAAGGTACAAATAACTCATTTTTGAGTTAACGTTATACGCCAGATGTACATACATGTTACATACAGAATGTCAACGGCTATCAAACATCTAACTTAGATTGGAGTCCAACGCAAGCTAAATCATCCGTGCCTGTGCTTCGGATACCCAATactttaaacatatttttacaaatcAAATAACTAAAATTTAGGTTGTGTGTGAATAACTGAGTATTGCGTATACTACATTTATCACTATATAGcctgatgataatgtttaaatagAGATTTTGTATGGATTGTACTTTCTGAAATACTATAAACCGTTCGCTTACATGATGGCGCACCAGCCGGAAAGAAAGAGATTACGTACCCAGAATCCTTTATGAAAACGTCAGTGAAACAAACGCTTTCTGTCACCGCTGGGAAATGTAGTTTATTCCAACAACGTTAATATTCTCATTGAAATCAGTCACTAAATCTAGCCTGGTATTTTGATTATTGTCTTGAAATTTAAATACTGAAGCGTTCACCAAATGTTTATAAAAGTAGTTACTTTTGTAAATTGTGCCTTGAGATTTGGTCCACTACCTGTTTTTTGATTCTACCAGAATGATTGTAAGCTAATAATACACGTCTacataaataaaagtaaatatttgttaaaatgcACTTTAATAGTTGTTTTTTATTAGATTATTTTCACTGTCCCATCTCGGCTGCACATGCGCACATTGGTCAATGAACAAGAAACACCTTCCTTGTTGTCAAAAAGACCCGACAATGGATGTTGTGATTTTAGACAGCTATAACGTAATAGGTGTCTAACCGTACCCGGCTTATTATAATTCATAATTGTAATATCTCTATTTATCAAACTGCAACCTAATATACCAAGGTACCTATTTTATCCTATCTAGCTACTTTATCTTGCGTTTAACTTTAGATGCAATGTTGACGAAGATGCTTCGTGCAACCAGCTGagctagtagtagtagttgtagtagtagtagtagtagtagtagtagctagctaacgttaagtCACTTTGCTAGCTAACGAGCCCTCTCAGTTTGCAATCATGTTTTGTAAGCAGTTGTTTTAGTTGGACAGTCAGTCCGCTAAGCAGTTCTTGCTACctgtttgacatttatttttgtgctaGGTTGAAGTTTCACGTATCCAAAATGGGAAAAGGCTGCAAAGTTGTGGTGTGTGGTTTGGCTTCTGTAGGAAAAACAGCTATTCTTGAACAACTGTTGTATGGCAATCACGCTGTCGGTAAGTTGATGACTATTGACTTCAAACCTaaatgtggatgtggttgtgaGCGACAGATAGTGCTAGAGGGAACTGGCTCTTAATTGATGATGCAAATGCTGACAGCAGCAGGGTA
Encoded here:
- the rpl15 gene encoding 60S ribosomal protein L15 gives rise to the protein MGAYKYMQELWRKKQSDVMRFLLRVRCWQYRQLSNLHRAPRPTRPDKARRLGYKCKQGYVIYRVRVRRGGRKRPVPKGATYGKPVHHGVNQIKFARSLQSTAEERAGRHCGGLRVLASYWVGEDSTYKFFEVILVDTFHKAIRRNPDTQWITRPVHKHREMRGLTSAGKKSRGLGKGHKFHLTMGGSRRAAWRRRNTLQLHRYR